In the genome of Pseudomonas sp. B33.4, the window ATCGATGCCGCCAAGGCTGCGTTCCCGGCCTGGCGCAACACGCCACCGGCCAAACGTGCTCAGGTAATGTTCCGCTTCAAGCAACTGCTCGAGCAGAACGAAGCGCGCATCTCGCAATTGATCAGCGAAGAACACGGTAAAACTCTGGAAGATGCCGCCGGTGAACTGAAGCGCGGCATCGAGAACGTCGAGTTTGCTTGCGCAGCGCCGGAAATCCTCAAGGGCGAATACAGCCGCAACGTCGGCCCGAACATCGATGCATGGTCGGACTTCCAGCCACTGGGTATCGTTGCCGGTATCACCCCGTTCAACTTTCCGGCCATGGTGCCGCTGTGGATGTATCCGCTGGCCATCGTCTGCGGCAACTGCTTCATCCTCAAGCCGTCCGAGCGTGACCCAAGCTCGACACTGCTGATCGCTCAGCTGCTGCTGGAAGCCGGTCTGCCGAAAGGCGTGATGAGCGTGGTGCACGGTGACAAGACTGCGGTGGACGCGCTGATCGAAGCGCCGGAAGTCAAAGCGCTGAGCTTCGTTGGTTCGACGCCGATTGCCGAATACATCTACGCCGAAGGCACCAAGCGCGGCAAACGCGTTCAGGCACTGGGCGGTGCGAAGAACCACGCGGTGCTCATGCCGGATGCCGATCTGGACAACGCGGTCAGCGCACTGATGGGCGCGGCCTACGGTTCTTGCGGTGAACGCTGCATGGCGATCTCGGTTGCTGTGTGTGTGGGCGACCAGGTGGCGGATGCGCTGGTGGCGAAACTGGTGCCGCAGATCAAAGCGTTGAAAATCGGTGCCGGCACTTCGTGTGGCCTGGACATGGGCCCACTGGTGACAGGTCAGGCGCGTGACAAGGTTAGTGGTTACGTGGATGACGGCGTGGCAGCGGGCGCGACCCTGGTGGTCGACGGTCGTGGTTTCAGCGTGGCCGGTCATGAGGAAGGCTTCTTCCTTGGTGGCTGCCTGTTCGACAACGTCACCCCGGAGATGCGCATCTATAAAGAAGAAATCTTCGGGCCGGTCCTGTGCATAGTTCGCGTGAACAGCCTGGAAGAGGCGATGCAACTGATCAACGATCACGAATACGGCAACGGCACCTGCATCTTCACCCGTGACGGTGAAGCGGCGCGTCTGTTCTGCGACGAGATCGAAGTCGGCATGGTTGGCGTCAACGTGCCGCTGCCAGTACCGGTGGCTTACCACAGCTTCGGCGGCTGGAAGCGTTCGCTGTTTGGCGACCTGCACGCTTATGGTCCGGATGGTGTGCGCTTCTACACCCGTCGCAAGGCGATCACTCAGCGCTGGCCACAACGGGCGAGCCATGAGGCTTCACAGTTCGCCTTCCCTAGCTTGTAAGTAGAAGGGCAGTGCAGACAAGGCCGACCCCGTGGGGTCGGCCTTCATGTTTTCGGGTTTTTTTGACCGATGTGACAGATTTATGAAAATAGGTGTTGACGGCAGATTTGAGATGTCTATAATTCGCCCCACTTCCGGCGCAGTCGAAACGGAAAACTCCTTGAGATTCAATGAGTTAAGTAGGTTTCGATAGCAGGTTGCTTCAGTTCATCGAAGCGCAGAAAGAAGTTGAAAAAGAGGTGTTGACAGCAGCGTGTAACGCTGTAGAATTCGCCTCCCGCTGACGAGAGATCTGAAGCGCAAGTGGTTGAAGTTGTTGAAGAATTCTTCGAAAACTTCTGAAAATAATCACTTGACAGCAAATGAGGCTGCTGTAGAATGCGCGCCTCGGTTGAGACGAAAGATCTTAACCAACCGCTCTTTAACAACTGAATCAAGCAATTCGTGTGGGTGCTTGTGGAGTCAGACTGATAGTCAACAAGATTATCAGCATCACAAGTTACTCCGCGAGAAATCAAAGATGTAACCAACGATTGCTGAGCCAAGTTTAGGGTTTCTTAAAAACCCAAAGATGTTTGAACTGAAGAGTTTGATCATGGCTCAGATTGAACGCTGGCGGCAGGCCTAACACATGCAAGTCGAGCGGATGAGAGGAGCTTGCTCCTGGATTCAGCGGCGGACGGGTGAGTAATGCCTAGGAATCTGCCTGGTAGTGGGGGACAACGTTTCGAAAGGAACGCTAATACCGCATACGTCCTACGGGAGAAAGCAGGGGACCTTCGGGCCTTGCGCTATCAGATGAGCCTAGGTCGGATTAGCTAGTTGGTGAGGTAATGGCTCACCAAGGCGACGATCCGTAACTGGTCTGAGAGGATGATCAGTCACACTGGAACTGAGACACGGTCCAGACTCCTACGGGAGGCAGCAGTGGGGAATATTGGACAATGGGCGAAAGCCTGATCCAGCCATGCCGCGTGTGTGAAGAAGGTCTTCGGATTGTAAAGCACTTTAAGTTGGGAGGAAGGGCAGTAACTTAATACGTTGCTGTTTTGACGTTACCGACAGAATAAGCACCGGCTAACTCTGTGCCAGCAGCCGCGGTAATACAGAGGGTGCAAGCGTTAATCGGAATTACTGGGCGTAAAGCGCGCGTAGGTGGTTCGTTAAGTTGGATGTGAAATCCCCGGGCTCAACCTGGGAACTGCATTCAAAACTGTCGAGCTAGAGTATGGTAGAGGGTGGTGGAATTTCCTGTGTAGCGGTGAAATGCGTAGATATAGGAAGGAACACCAGTGGCGAAGGCGACCACCTGGACTGATACTGACACTGAGGTGCGAAAGCGTGGGGAGCAAACAGGATTAGATACCCTGGTAGTCCACGCCGTAAACGATGTCAACTAGCCGTTGGGAGCCTTGAGCTCTTAGTGGCGCAGCTAACGCATTAAGTTGACCGCCTGGGGAGTACGGCCGCAAGGTTAAAACTCAAATGAATTGACGGGGGCCCGCACAAGCGGTGGAGCATGTGGTTTAATTCGAAGCAACGCGAAGAACCTTACCAGGCCTTGACATCCAATGAACTTTCCAGAGATGGATTGGTGCCTTCGGGAACATTGAGACAGGTGCTGCATGGCTGTCGTCAGCTCGTGTCGTGAGATGTTGGGTTAAGTCCCGTAACGAGCGCAACCCTTGTCCTTAGTTACCAGCACGTTATGGTGGGCACTCTAAGGAGACTGCCGGTGACAAACCGGAGGAAGGTGGGGATGACGTCAAGTCATCATGGCCCTTACGGCCTGGGCTACACACGTGCTACAATGGTCGGTACAAAGGGTTGCCAAGCCGCGAGGTGGAGCTAATCCCATAAAACCGATCGTAGTCCGGATCGCAGTCTGCAACTCGACTGCGTGAAGTCGGAATCGCTAGTAATCGTGAATCAGAATGTCACGGTGAATACGTTCCCGGGCCTTGTACACACCGCCCGTCACACCATGGGAGTGGGTTGCACCAGAAGTAGCTAGTCTAACCTTCGGGAGGACGGTTACCACGGTGTGATTCATGACTGGGGTGAAGTCGTAACAAGGTAGCCGTAGGGGAACCTGCGGCTGGATCACCTCCTTAATCGACGACATCAGCTGCTCCATAAGTTCCCACACGAATTGCTTGATTCATTGAAGAAGACGATAGAAGCAGCTTTAAGCTCCAAGCTGATAGCTCCAAGCTAACAGTTACGCGCTCGAAATTGGGTCTGTAGCTCAGTTGGTTAGAGCGCACCCCTGATAAGGGTGAGGTCGGCAGTTCGAATCTGCCCAGACCCACCAATTTTGTTATGGGGCCATAGCTCAGCTGGGAGAGCGCCTGCCTTGCACGCAGGAGGTCAGCGGTTCGATCCCGCTTGGCTCCACCATATAACTGCTTCTGAAAGCTTAGAAATGAGTATTCCACTGAGAATATTGATTTCTAGTCTTTTGATTAGATCGTTCTTTAAAAATTTGGGTATGTGATAGAAAGATAGACTGAACGTTACTTTCACTGGTAACGGATCAGGCTAAGGTAAAATTTGTGAGTTCTCTTAGTTGAGAAATTCGAATTTTCGGCGAATGTCGTCTTCACAGTATAACCAGATTGCTTGGGGTTATATGGTCAAGTGAAGAAGCGCATACGGTGGATGCCTTGGCAGTCAGAGGCGATGAAAGACGTGGTAGCCTGCGAAAAGCTTCGGGGAGTCGGCAAACAGACTTTGATCCGGAGATGTCTGAATGGGGGAACCCAGCCATCATAAGATGGTTATCTTGTACTGAATACATAGGTGCAAGAAGCGAACCAGGGGAACTGAAACATCTAAGTACCCTGAGGAAAAGAAATCAACCGAGATTCCCTTAGTAGTGGCGAGCGAACGGGGACTAGCCCTTAAGTGGCTTTGAGATTAGCGGAACGCTCTGGAAAGTGCGGCCATAGTGGGTGATAGCCCTGTACGCGAAAATCTCTTAGTCATGAAATCGAGTAGGACGGAGCACGAGAAACTTTGTCTGAATATGGGGGGACCATCCTCCAAGGCTAAATACTACTGACTGACCGATAGTGAACTAGTACCGTGAGGGAAAGGCGAAAAGAACCCCGGAGAGGGGAGTGAAATAGATCCTGAAACCGTATGCGTACAAGCAGTGGGAGCAGACTTTGTTCTGTGACTGCGTACCTTTTGTATAATGGGTCAGCGACTTATTTTCAGTGGCGAGCTTAACCGAATAGGGGAGGCGTAGCGAAAGCGAGTCTTAATAGGGCGTCTAGTCGCTGGGAATAGACCCGAAACCGGGCGATCTATCCATGGGCAGGTTGAAGGTTGGGTAACACTAACTGGAGGACCGAACCGACTACCGTTGAAAAGTTAGCGGATGACCTGTGGATCGGAGTGAAAGGCTAATCAAGCTCGGAGATAGCTGGTTCTCCTCGAAAGCTATTTAGGTAGCGCCTCATGTATCACTGTAGGGGGTAGAGCACTGTTTCGGCTAGGGGGTCATCCCGACTTACCAAACCGATGCAAACTCCGAATACCTACAAGTGCCGAGCATGGGAGACACACGGCGGGTGCTAACGTCCGTCGTGAAAAGGGAAACAACCCAGACCGTCAGCTAAGGTCCCAAAGTTATGGTTAAGTGGGAAACGATGTGGGAAGGCTTAGACAGCTAGGAGGTTGGCTTAGAAGCAGCCACCCTTTAAAGAAAGCGTAATAGCTCACTAGTCGAGTCGGCCTGCGCGGAAGATGTAACGGGGCTCAAACCATACACCGAAGCTACGGGTATCACCTTCGGGTGATGCGGTAGAGGAGCGTTCTGTAAGCCTGTGAAGGTGAGTTGAGAAGCTTGCTGGAGGTATCAGAAGTGCGAATGCTGACATGAGTAACGACAATGGGTGTGAAAAACACCCACGCCGAAAGACCAAGGTTTCCTGCGCAACGTTAATCGACGCAGGGTTAGTCGGTCCCTAAGGCGAGGCTGAAAAGCGTAGTCGATGGAAAACAGGTTAATATTCCTGTACTTCTGGTTATTGCGATGGAGGGACGGAGAAGGCTAGGCCAGCTTGGCGTTGGTTGTCCAAGTTTAAGGTGGTAGGCTGAGATCTTAGGTAAATCCGGGATCTTAAGGCCGAGAGCTGATGACGAGTGTTCTTTTAGAACACGAAGTGGTTGATGCCATGCTTCCAAGAAAAGCTTCTAAGCTTCAGGTAACCAGGAACCGTACCCCAAACCGACACAGGTGGTTGGGTAGAGAATACCAAGGCGCTTGAGAGAACTCGGGTGAAGGAACTAGGCAAAATGGCACCGTAACTTCGGGAGAAGGTGCGCCGGTGAGGGTGAAGGACTTGCTCCGTAAGCTCATGCCGGTCGAAGATACCAGGCCGCTGCGACTGTTTATTAAAAACACAGCACTCTGCAAACACGAAAGTGGACGTATAGGGTGTGACGCCTGCCCGGTGCCGGAAGGTTAATTGATGGGGTTAGCTAACGCGAAGCTCTTGATCGAAGCCCCGGTAAACGGCGGCCGTAACTATAACGGTCCTAAGGTAGCGAAATTCCTTGTCGGGTAAGTTCCGACCTGCACGAATGGCGTAACGATGGCGGCGCTGTCTCCACCCGAGACTCAGTGAAATTGAAATCGCTGTGAAGATGCAGTGTATCCGCGGCTAGACGGAAAGACCCCGTGAACCTTTACTATAGCTTTGCACTGGACTTTGAATTTGCTTGTGTAGGATAGGTGGGAGGCTTTGAAGCGTGGACGCCAGTTCGCGTGGAGCCATCCTTGAAATACCACCCTGGCAACTTTGAGGTTCTAACTCAGGTCCGTTATCCGGATCGAGGACAGTGTATGGTGGGTAGTTTGACTGGGGCGGTCTCCTCCTAAAGAGTAACGGAGGAGTACGAAGGTGCGCTCAGACCGGTCGGAAATCGGTCGTAGAGTATAAAGGCAAAAGCGCGCTTGACTGCGAGACAGACACGTCGAGCAGGTACGAAAGTAGGTCTTAGTGATCCGGTGGTTCTGTATGGAAGGGCCATCGCTCAACGGATAAAAGGTA includes:
- a CDS encoding CoA-acylating methylmalonate-semialdehyde dehydrogenase, with protein sequence MSVIPHLINGELVTENGRAVDVFNPSTGQAIHKLPLASQATIQKAIDAAKAAFPAWRNTPPAKRAQVMFRFKQLLEQNEARISQLISEEHGKTLEDAAGELKRGIENVEFACAAPEILKGEYSRNVGPNIDAWSDFQPLGIVAGITPFNFPAMVPLWMYPLAIVCGNCFILKPSERDPSSTLLIAQLLLEAGLPKGVMSVVHGDKTAVDALIEAPEVKALSFVGSTPIAEYIYAEGTKRGKRVQALGGAKNHAVLMPDADLDNAVSALMGAAYGSCGERCMAISVAVCVGDQVADALVAKLVPQIKALKIGAGTSCGLDMGPLVTGQARDKVSGYVDDGVAAGATLVVDGRGFSVAGHEEGFFLGGCLFDNVTPEMRIYKEEIFGPVLCIVRVNSLEEAMQLINDHEYGNGTCIFTRDGEAARLFCDEIEVGMVGVNVPLPVPVAYHSFGGWKRSLFGDLHAYGPDGVRFYTRRKAITQRWPQRASHEASQFAFPSL